The Streptomyces sp. HUAS CB01 genome has a segment encoding these proteins:
- a CDS encoding IS630 family transposase has protein sequence MAALVAGRTREDVAAVFRVSLKVVDNWWAKWLAGGREALVAQPRGRRVGEYQVLKAVEQQAVRQAVLDHRPCDLGLAGQLWTRAGVGDLIAKPYRVRLTEQGVGKYLRRWGLWFQRPDKRAVEQDPEAVRVWHEETWPAIRAKAKAEGGEVLFADQVGIRSDQVTGRTWGAKGCTPVVRRSGNRFSVNAMSAIGTKGRMHFMVFTETFDADVMCRFLDRLVGHFDHKVHLVVDGHSAHRSRKVRAWLADHPDRIELHFLPAYSPELNPDELVNADLKRRLPMRSRARDQAQLAAETRRFFHRRQRQPHIVRGYFGGPHVRYTLE, from the coding sequence GTGGCCGCCTTGGTGGCGGGCCGGACTCGCGAGGACGTCGCGGCGGTGTTCCGGGTCTCGCTCAAGGTGGTGGACAACTGGTGGGCGAAGTGGCTGGCCGGCGGGCGCGAGGCGCTCGTGGCCCAGCCGCGTGGGCGCCGGGTCGGCGAGTATCAGGTTCTCAAAGCGGTCGAGCAGCAGGCGGTCCGGCAGGCCGTACTGGATCACCGGCCCTGTGATCTGGGGCTGGCGGGGCAGCTGTGGACGCGGGCCGGGGTAGGGGATCTGATCGCGAAGCCGTACCGGGTGCGGCTGACCGAGCAGGGCGTGGGCAAGTACCTGCGCCGCTGGGGCCTGTGGTTCCAGCGCCCGGACAAGCGGGCCGTCGAGCAGGATCCCGAGGCTGTGCGGGTCTGGCATGAGGAGACGTGGCCAGCGATCCGCGCGAAGGCGAAGGCCGAGGGCGGCGAGGTCCTCTTCGCCGACCAGGTCGGCATCCGTTCCGACCAGGTCACCGGCCGCACCTGGGGCGCCAAAGGGTGCACCCCGGTCGTGCGCCGCTCGGGCAACCGCTTCTCGGTGAACGCGATGTCCGCGATCGGCACGAAGGGCCGGATGCACTTCATGGTGTTCACCGAGACCTTCGACGCCGACGTCATGTGCCGCTTCCTGGACCGGCTCGTCGGCCACTTCGACCACAAGGTGCACCTCGTCGTGGACGGCCACTCCGCTCACCGCTCCCGCAAGGTCCGCGCCTGGCTCGCCGACCACCCCGACCGGATCGAACTGCATTTCCTGCCCGCGTACTCGCCCGAGCTCAACCCCGACGAGCTGGTCAACGCCGACCTCAAGCGCAGGCTGCCCATGCGCAGCCGAGCCCGTGACCAGGCCCAGCTCGCCGCCGAGACCCGCCGGTTCTTCCACCGCCGTCAACGCCAGCCGCACATCGTCCGCGGCTACTTCGGCGGCCCACACGTCCGCTACACCCTCGAATAG